The proteins below come from a single Pirellulales bacterium genomic window:
- a CDS encoding DUF1611 domain-containing protein: MARRLIVLTEGYSNPINAKTAVSVIRYRPGDVVAVLDSAFAGKTASDLLGIGGDIPVVGSIEQAPVADTLLVGIAPQGGKLPAGMRQAVLAAIQRGMTIESGLHEFLADDPEFAAAAAEHGSQLIDVRRNRERDVAKREGIDERCLRIHAVGNDCCVGKMVVSIEVADALKAKGHDAVFVATGQTGIMIAGSGCPIDCVVSDFINGASEKLVLAHQQHEIMVIEGQGSLAHPAYSAVTLGLLHGCMPDGLIVCYEVGRTHVNGLEHVPLKSLEEIIRANEAMANLMHPCRVIGVAMNSRLCTPQQAEIEREQVRARLSLPVCDVYRHGADELADAVLRLQREIGKGV; this comes from the coding sequence ATGGCTCGGCGTTTGATTGTTCTGACGGAAGGCTACAGCAACCCGATCAACGCCAAGACGGCAGTCAGTGTCATTCGCTATCGACCTGGTGACGTGGTGGCCGTACTCGATTCGGCATTTGCTGGCAAGACGGCTAGCGACTTGCTGGGCATTGGCGGCGACATTCCTGTGGTCGGTTCGATTGAACAAGCGCCTGTGGCTGATACGCTTCTGGTAGGAATCGCGCCACAAGGAGGCAAGCTGCCCGCGGGAATGCGACAAGCAGTGCTAGCAGCGATCCAGCGCGGCATGACGATCGAATCGGGCCTGCACGAGTTCTTGGCCGATGACCCCGAATTTGCCGCCGCCGCCGCCGAGCACGGCTCCCAATTGATCGACGTTCGCCGCAATCGCGAGCGTGACGTGGCCAAACGCGAAGGGATCGACGAACGTTGCCTGCGCATTCACGCGGTCGGCAACGATTGCTGCGTTGGCAAAATGGTCGTATCGATCGAAGTGGCCGATGCGCTGAAGGCCAAGGGGCACGATGCAGTGTTCGTCGCCACGGGACAAACTGGGATCATGATCGCCGGTTCGGGGTGTCCCATCGATTGTGTGGTGTCGGACTTTATCAACGGGGCCTCCGAAAAGCTGGTGCTCGCCCATCAGCAGCATGAAATAATGGTGATCGAAGGGCAGGGTTCGCTCGCGCATCCAGCCTATTCCGCGGTGACGCTGGGCTTGTTGCATGGCTGCATGCCGGACGGACTGATCGTGTGCTACGAAGTTGGCCGCACGCACGTCAACGGCCTGGAGCATGTTCCACTCAAGTCGCTAGAAGAAATCATTCGCGCCAATGAAGCGATGGCCAATCTGATGCACCCGTGCCGGGTGATTGGCGTTGCAATGAACAGCCGGCTTTGCACACCTCAGCAGGCGGAAATTGAACGCGAGCAAGTGCGTGCGCGGTTAAGCTTACCCGTGTGCGACGTTTACCGCCACGGCGCGGACGAACTGGCCGATGCAGTGCTGAGGCTGCAGCGCGAAATTGGCAAAGGGGTGTGA